One window of Elaeis guineensis isolate ETL-2024a chromosome 11, EG11, whole genome shotgun sequence genomic DNA carries:
- the LOC105054386 gene encoding flavonoid 3'-monooxygenase CYP75B137, producing the protein MTRVPFAKLVGAIHGGWRWWWDGTNSRDELARVALTLSIPLLLILWLYTLRHKTWKGTYPLPPGPRGLPFVGNLPFLGPNLHQCFSQYARTYGPIFKLHLGNKLFVVVSSPSIAKEVYRENDIIFSNHDQPIAARVISYNGSNLVRCPYGPTWRMLRRVFVNELLNSRILDARYSLRRLEIRRMVRNLYTKNGTAINVGEVAFATTLNLLTSMLCGGELEWETMGTEFRRAVVETVELMGRRNISDFFPFLAWFDLQGVEREIKERVSWLDRVYEAMIEERVRLDGAVGEGGEKGEERKDILSMLLRIRNDGDAEVPLTDANLKGLITDLLVGGTNTTSTTVEWVMAELMHHPDINRRARQELAAVVGGPDAAVEESHVPRLKYLRAVIKEALRLHPVVPLLVPRVPSEPCVLGGGYLIPAGARVVTNVWAIHTDPWLWDSSAEFRPERFLNEGGGGGGGAEFRYFPFGAGRRRCAGLALVERMLPLLVATLLHAFEWRVPEGVELDLCERPGVTMTKEKPVLAIPTPRFSNPDIYG; encoded by the exons ATGACTCGAGTTCCTTTTGCCAAACTAGTTGGTGCAATCCATGGAGGATGGAGATGGTGGTGGGATGGAACCAACAGTAGAGATGAGCTCGCAAGAGTAGCTCTCACGCTTTCCATACCACTACTTCTAATCCTGTGGTTATATACACTGAGACACAAAACTTGGaagggaacctaccctctgccaCCAGGCCCTCGAGGTCTCCCTTTTGTTGGGAACCTTCCATTCCTCGGTCCTAACCTGCATCAATGCTTCTCGCAGTATGCTCGGACTTATGGACCCATCTTTAAGCTTCACTTAGGCAACAAACTGTTTGTTGTCGTGAGCTCACCATCCATAGCCAAGGAGGTCTACAGGGAGAACGACATCATCTTCTCCAACCACGACCAGCCCATTGCAGCAAGAGTCATATCATACAATGGTTCGAACTTGGTGAGATGCCCCTACGGTCCAACTTGGCGCATGCTTCGTCGAGTATTCGTCAACGAGCTTCTCAATAGCAGGATCCTCGATGCACGTTATAGCCTAAGGCGACTGGAGATTCGTCGAATGGTACGCAACCTGTACACGAAGAATGGCACAGCCATTAATGTGGGAGAGGTAGCATTTGCCACCACTCTTAATTTGCTGACAAGCATGCTTTGTGGTGGGGAGCTCGAGTGGGAAACCATGGGCACCGAGTTCCGCCGAGCGGTGGTGGAGACTGTGGAGCTCATGGGGAGACGTAATATTTCGGACTTCTTTCCGTTTCTGGCGTGGTTTGATCTGCAAGGCGTAGAGCGTGAGATCAAGGAGCGGGTGTCATGGTTGGACCGGGTTTACGAAGCCATGATCGAGGAAAGAGTGAGATTGGATGGTGCAGTGGGTGAGGGTGGTGAGAAGGGAGAAGAACGTAAGGATATCTTATCGATGCTACTGAGGATTAGGAATGATGGAGATGCTGAAGTGCCATTGACGGATGCCAACCTCAAGGGACTGATCACG GACCTCTTGGTCGGAGGCACGAACACTACCTCCACTACAGTGGAGTGGGTCATGGCCGAGCTGATGCACCACCCCGACATCAACCGGAGAGCCCGGCAGGAGCTCGCTGCCGTGGTCGGCGGACCTGACGCGGCCGTCGAGGAGTCCCACGTCCCCAGGCTCAAGTATCTACGGGCAGTGATCAAAGAGGCGCTGCGGCTCCACCCGGTGGTACCGCTGCTGGTCCCCCGCGTCCCCTCCGAGCCCTGCGTCCTTGGCGGTGGGTACCTCATCCCCGCCGGGGCCCGCGTGGTGACCAACGTCTGGGCCATCCACACCGACCCGTGGCTCTGGGACTCCTCTGCCGAGTTCCGGCCAGAGAGGTTCTTAAACgaaggcggcggcggcggcggcggcgccgAGTTCCGGTACTTTCCCTTCGGGGCGGGCCGGAGGCGCTGCGCGGGGCTGGCGCTGGTGGAGAGGATGCTGCCTCTGCTGGTGGCGACGCTGCTGCACGCCTTCGAGTGGAGGGTGCCGGAGGGCGTGGAGTTGGATCTCTGCGAGAGGCCGGGGGTCACCATGACCAAGGAGAAGCCAGTGCTGGCTATTCCGACGCCCCGGTTTTCTAATCCGGATATCTATGGCTGA